From one Thamnophis elegans isolate rThaEle1 chromosome 7, rThaEle1.pri, whole genome shotgun sequence genomic stretch:
- the MCAT gene encoding malonyl-CoA-acyl carrier protein transacylase, mitochondrial codes for MIFLGTFFLKRGLVREGRVAVATAGMRLRGPSMALRLAPRRWLGRQPFPQPPGGEGVADVQELLQNATVEADEQPRKTQRAAPEETSVLLFPGQGSQFVGMGRGLLRYPNVRELFRVAEAVLGYDLWSLCRDGPDARLHRTVHSQPAVFVCSLAAVEKLHHQQPWVVESCVAAAGFSIGEYAALVFAGAIDYAEALYAVKIRAEAMQEASEVIPSGMLSVVGRRDSDYKTACSEAREYCKTVGIEDPVCEVSNYLFPDSRVIAGHLQALEFLQKNSRKFSFARVKMLPVSGAFHTRLMKSATQPLAEALESISFQPPLIPVYSNVDSKKYRQPEQIQRCLVEQLVSPVKWEQIMHTIYERNKGKMFPYTYEVGPGKQLGAILRGCNLKASKYYSNIDVSEDETNEET; via the exons ATGATCTTTTTGGGGACGTTTTTTTTAAAACGAGGCCTAGTCCGGGAAGGAAGAGTTGCCGTGGCAACCGCCGGGATGCGCTTGCGCGGGCCTAGCATGGCGCTGCGGCTGGCTCCGCGGCGCTGGCTCGGTCGGCAACCGTTCCCTCAGCCTCCCGGAGGCGAAGGGGTGGCCGACGTGCAAGAGCTGCTGCAAAACGCCACCGTCGAGGCGGACGAGCAGCCGCGGAAGACGCAGCGTGCCGCCCCCGAGGAAACCTCCGTGCTGCTCTTCCCCGGCCAGGGCAGCCAATTCGTGGGAATGGGCCGCGGGCTGCTGCGCTACCCGAACGTGCGGGAGCTTTTCCGCGTGGCCGAAGCCGTGCTCGGCTACGACCTGTGGAGCCTCTGCCGGGACGGGCCCGACGCCCGGCTGCACCGCACCGTCCACAGCCAGCCCGCCGTCTTCGTCTGCTCTTTGGCTGCCGTGGAGAAGCTGCACCATCAGCAGCCCTGG gttgTAGAGAGCTGTGTTGCGGCTGCTGGATTCAGCATTGGAGAATATGCTGCTCTTGTTTTTGCAGGAGCCATAGATTATGCAGAAG CCCTGTATGCTGTCAAGATACGGGCTGAAGCCATGCAAGAGGCCTCCGAAGTCATACCAAGTGGGATGCTCTCGGTTGTTGGCCGAAGAGATTCCGATTATAAAACTGCTTGTTCGGAAGCTCGTGAATACTGCAAGACGGTGGGCATAGAAGACCCTGTATGTGAAGTTTCAAACTACTTGTTTCCAGACAGCAGGGTCATTGCAGGACACTTACAG gCTTTGGAATTTCTACAGAAAAATTCAAGGAAATTCTCATTTGCACGTGTAAAAATGCTACCCGTGAGTGGTGCTTTTCATACCCGCCTAATGAAATCAGCAACGCAACCTTTAGCCGAAGCTCTTGAATCAATCAGCTTCCAACCACCACTCATCCCTGTCTATTCAAATGTGGATAGCAAAAAATACAGGCAACCGGAACAGATTCAGCGTTGTTTAGTGGAACAATTGGTTTCACCAGTAAAATGGGAGCAAATAATGCACACAATTTATGAAAGGAATAAAGGAAAAATGTTTCCTTATACATATGAAGTGGGACCTGGAAAACAGTTAGGTGCAATTCTAAGAGGTTGCAATTTAAAGGCTTCAAAATATTATAGTAATATTGATGTTTCTGAAGATGAAACAAATGAAGAAACGTAG